Proteins from one Malaya genurostris strain Urasoe2022 chromosome 2, Malgen_1.1, whole genome shotgun sequence genomic window:
- the LOC131429403 gene encoding eukaryotic translation initiation factor 2 subunit 3-like isoform X2: protein MSSGDQQTQATTGQPHLQKQDLSKLDIAKLTPLSPEVISRQATINIGTIGHVAHGKSTVVKAISGVQTVRFKNELERNITIKLGYANAKIYKCNNPKCLRPTCYTSGGSNKDDSFPCYRPACTGRFQLVRHVSFVDCPGHDILMATMLNGAAVMDAALLLIAGNESCPQPQTSEHLAAIEIMKLKHIIILQNKIDLVKDTQAKEQQEQIVKFVQGTVAEGAPIIPISAQLKYNIEVLCEYITKKIPIPPRNFTSAPRLIVIRSFDVNKPGCEVKDLKGGVAGGSILRGVLTVGQEIEVRPGLVSKDAEGKLTCQPIFSKIVSLYAEQNDLQFAVPGGLIGVGTKIEPTLCRADRLVGQVLGAVGALPKIFVELEVSYYLLKRLLGVRTEGDKKGAKVLKLTKNEMLLVNIGSLSTGGRVVASKADLAKIALTNPVCTEKDEKIALSRRVEKHWRLIGWGQIRGGTTIDPLKK from the exons ATGTCTTCCGGTGATCAACAAACGCAGGCCACTACTGGTCAGCCACATCTGCAGAAACAGGATCTTTCTAAGTTG GATATTGCCAAGTTAACTCCACTCTCGCCGGAGGTTATTTCGAGACAAGCCACCATCAATATTGGAACCATTGGTCATGTAGCGCATGGAAAGTCCACGGTTGTAAAGGCTATCTCCGGAGTTCAGACGGTCCGTTTCAAGAATGAACTGGAGCGAAATATTACCATCAAGCTGG GTTACGCCAACGCCAAAATCTACAAATGCAACAACCCAAAGTGTTTGCGTCCCACGTGTTACACCTCGGGTGGCTCGAACAAGGACGATAGCTTCCCGTGCTATCGGCCGGCCTGTACCGGTCGTTTCCAGCTGGTGCGCCACGTGAGCTTCGTCGATTGTCCCGGTCACGACATTCTGATGGCAACGATGTTGAACGGTGCTGCCGTTATGGATGCCGCCCTGCTGCTGATCGCGGGGAACGAATCGTGCCCGCAGCCACAAACATCGGAACATCTGGCCGCCATTGAAATCATGAAGCTGAAGCATATTATCATTCTGCAGAATAAGATCGATCTGGTCAAGGACACGCAAGCCAAGGAACAGCAGGAGCAGATTGTCAAGTTTGTTCAGGGTACGGTGGCCGAAGGGGCTCCCATTATTCCGATATCGGCACAGCTGAAGTATAATATTGAAGTTTTGTGTGAGTACATTACCAAGAAGATTCCGATTCCACCGAGGAACTTTACCTCCGCCCCGAGATTGATTGTAATTCGATCGTTCGATGTGAATAAACCGGGTTGCGAAGTGAAGGATCTGAAAGGAGGCGTTGCTGGTGGTTCAATTTTACGTGGTGTCTTGACCGTGGGACAAGAGATCGAGGTTCGGCCGGGATTGGTGAGCAAAGATGCCGAAGGCAAACTAACCTGCCAGCCAATCTTCTCCAAGATTGTTTCGCTATATGCCGAACAGAACGATTTGCAGTTTGCCGTTCCTGGCGGACTTATCGGTGTTGGTACTAAAATTGAACCGACTCTGTGTCGTGCGGATCGTCTGGTTGGACAAGTGCTGGGTGCTGTCGGTGCCTTGCCCAAGATCTTTGTTGAACTGGAAGTGTCGTACTATTTGCTGAAACGGTTACTCGGTGTTCGTACAGAAGGCGACAAAAAGGGAGCCAAGGTGCTGAAGCTAACCAAAAACGAAATGCTGCTGGTCAACATCGGTTCGCTCAGTACCGGCGGCCGAGTCGTTGCATCCAAGGCTGATTTGGCCAAGATTGCTCTGACGAATCCGGTGTGTACGGAGAAAGATGAGAAGATTGCCCTCAGCAGGCGTGTCGAGAAACATTGGCG TTTGATCGGATGGGGTCAGATTCGTGGAGGAACTACTATTGATCCGTTGAAAAAgtaa
- the LOC131429403 gene encoding histone-lysine N-methyltransferase Su(var)3-9-like isoform X1 — MSSGDQQTQATTGQPHLQKQDLSKLDIAKLTPLSPEVISRQATINIGTIGHVAHGKSTVVKAISGVQTVRFKNELERNITIKLEPLSDELINRLTTSPAELAQFMKLTHERYKIVTPPAANGKRRRWSDSSPPSVDENRLKQAKISSYFSGGPAVAENGKFKQRNIEYYFGRTMNTSNGDVKDDSQNGFHEDTTEKPPDDDDSTISTESRRRSHRSLTPRICIRRLSTSSVISVLSGGSSTGSPGTRASGNRDGTPVSTGSKKRKSFSKPKANKAGEYSVEQILDIQEISNAPYFEIKWRGYSTNSNTWEPLNNIATCDFINEFLQYQIESYQDTIDEIREEFRQSEGYQEKLALQEAKPFQEILKDYENFDHKSFDSDLILFAKIRSNGSKNKRIYDRLLSKIWQEMSYRKRHEQLVKIKQFENMINEFEPSSKIVVENLEDLDVPQENFKYIKENLAGEGVEIPDDPPYGCECEQCGYRSECCGKMAGSRFAYNSKKRLNVSPGTPIYECNKRCRCTAECTNRVMQNGRKFNVSLFKTSNGRGWGVKTNQTIYEGWYITEYIGEVITYEEAEKRGREYDAVGRTYLFDLDFNGSDNPYTIDAANYGNIARFINHSCDPNCGIWSVWVNCLDPNLPRLAFFAKRKIEAGEELTINYQTQINESRAMDVSQEDEERGDGGPGRGKPIPENLTECQCGSDNCRKYVF; from the exons ATGTCTTCCGGTGATCAACAAACGCAGGCCACTACTGGTCAGCCACATCTGCAGAAACAGGATCTTTCTAAGTTG GATATTGCCAAGTTAACTCCACTCTCGCCGGAGGTTATTTCGAGACAAGCCACCATCAATATTGGAACCATTGGTCATGTAGCGCATGGAAAGTCCACGGTTGTAAAGGCTATCTCCGGAGTTCAGACGGTCCGTTTCAAGAATGAACTGGAGCGAAATATTACCATCAAGCTGG AACCGTTATCCGACGAGCTGATTAACCGGTTAACGACCAGTCCGGCTGAGTTGGCACAGTTCATGAAATTGACCCACGAAAGGTACAAAATAGTAACACCCCCGGCAGCGAACGGCAAACGTCGACGGTGGTCCGACTCTAGTCCACCGTCTGTCGATGAGAACCGGCTGAAGCAGGCCAAAATATCCAGCTATTTCAGTGGTGGTCCGGCAGTGGCGGAAAATGGAAAGTTCAAGCAGCGAAATATCGAGTATTATTTCGGTCGAACTATGAATACCAGCAATGGAGATGTCAAGGACGATAGTCAGAACGGTTTTCACGAGGACACCACGGAAAAACCACCAGACGATGACGATTCGACAATCAGCACAGAATCGCGACGTAGATCGCACAGGAGCTTGACTCCGAGAATCTGCATACGACGATTGTCTACTAGCAGTGTGATATCAGTCTTGAGTGGAGGTAGCAGCACGGGATCACCGGGCACCAGAGCCAGTGGCAATCGGGACGGAACGCCAGTGTCAACTGGAAGCAAGAAgcgaaaatcattttcaaaaccGAAGGCCAACAAAGCCGGTGAATACAGCGTCGAACAGATTCTTGACATTCAGGAAATTTCCAATGCGCCCTACTTTGAAATCAAATGGCGTGGTTACAGCACCAACAGTAACACCTGGGAACCGTTGAATAACATCGCAACATGCGATTTCATCAATGAGTTTTTGCAGTACCAGATAGAATCCTATCAGGACACCATTGACGAGATTCGCGAGGAATTTCGTCAATCCGAAGGGTATCAGGAGAAGCTTGCCTTACAGGAGGCCAAACCGTTTCAAGAAATTCTGAAAGACTATGAAAATTTTGATCATAAATCCTTCGACAGTGATTTAATCCTGTTCGCAAAGATTCGCTCCAACGGTtccaaaaacaaacgcatctacGATCGGTTGCTGTCGAAGATATGGCAGGAAATGTCCTACCGGAAACGTCATGAGCAGCTCGTGAAGATAAAACAGTTTGAAAATATGATAAACGAATTCGAGCCTAGCAGTAAGATTGTAGTGGAAAACTTAGAAGATTTGGATGTTCCCCAGGAAaactttaagtacatcaaaGAAAATCTCGCCGGAGAAGGTGTCGAGATTCCGGATGATCCACCATACGGTTGTGAGTGTGAACAGTGTGGTTATCGAAGCGAATGCTGCGGTAAGATGGCCGGATCTCGCTTTGCCTACAATTCAAAGAAGCGTTTGAATGTTTCGCCGGGGACTCCGATCTACGAATGCAACAAGCGATGTCGCTGCACTGCCGAGTGTACGAATCGTGTCATGCAGAATGGACGCAAATTCAACGTGTCACTTTTCAAAACATCGAATGGCCGCGGTTGGGGTGTCAAAACCAATCAGACTATCTACGAGGGTTGGTACATAACGGAGTACATCGGTGAGGTGATCACCTACGAGGAGGCGGAGAAGCGTGGCCGAGAGTACGATGCCGTAGGTCGTACCTATCTGTTCGATTTGGATTTCAACGGAAGTGACAACCCGTACACAATCGATGCCGCCAACTATGGCAATATTGCACGCTTCATCAATCACTCATGCGATCCGAACTGTGGAATTTGGTCGGTTTGGGTCAACTGTCTGGATCCGAATCTGCCCCGATTGGCATTCTTCGCCAAGCGGAAAATCGAAGCTGGCGAAGAACTGACGATCAACTATCAGACTCAGATTAACGAGAGCCGGGCGATGGATGTCAGCCAGGAGGACGAGGAGAGAGGTGACGGCGGACCGGGCAGAGGTAAACCGATTCCGGAAAATTTGACCGAGTGCCAGTGCGGATCGGATAACTGTCGAAAGTATGTGTTTTAG
- the LOC131429675 gene encoding uncharacterized protein LOC131429675 — MHQLRKCSRKNLLLLLTLVVGYALVAYMISSREYGDNREKINLIEESIQSLPNQGACRMPSLPVESPEMLSFLKNEPPIECGNVNDDWVSCHKSVCTIKPEVVKARGKITCNFADILRTDDYKFQFAPTVRSTDKYILRRSDFARAQCWTENHVRWNGIVIGIREEPALQSRQSWSKQGTMNVLMIGFDSLSRNAFIRKLPKTYKYLTKYLGAEVLQGYNIIGDGTPQALIPLLTGFTELELPETRRRMAHSEFVNVYPFVWNEYEKYGYITAFNEDVPHIGTFSYRLNGFKAQPTDHYMRTYYLSIENQLSYYKRLCVGAQPRHKVMLDYTKEFMLSYPKNPRFVFSFHGELSHDSINLIGVADTDITNWLVELKKSGVLNNTVLIMMSDHGNRFAEVRNTLQGKQEERLPFFSFSFPQWFKRQYSEQYKNFQSNLDKLVTPFDVHETLQDILNLETLKAKQRPTYTRAISLFDKISENRSCAEAYIEPHWCACLDWESIDDTASEPVFRSAMAVVDFINKYTEQHRSLCSVLSLDEIKWAAKLSPHQDLVKFKKSKDTDGFLGDFSSSTTKIAHDMYQVKLVTRPGKAIYEGSVMHDIRKNQYRVKLSDISRINKYGSQANCIYDRDPEMRKYCYCKD; from the exons ATGCACCAATTAAGAAAATGCTCACGAAAGAATCTCCTCCTGCTGCTGACACTTGTCGTCGGTTACGCACTAGTGGCCTACATGATCAGCAGTCGGGAATACGGGGACAATCGGGAAAAAAT AAATCTCATCGAAGAATCGATACAATCACTTCCCAACCAAGGCGCTTGCAGGATGCCATCCCTTCCCGTGGAATCACCGGAAATGCTAAGCTTCCTGAAGAATGAACCACCGATCGAGTGTGGTAATGTCAACGATGACTGGGTATCCTGTCAC AAATCGGTTTGCACTATCAAACCGGAAGTGGTGAAAGCAAGAGGCAAAATCACTTGCAATTTTGCTGACATTCTACGAACCGATGACTACAAGTTTCAGTTTGCACCGACAGTGCGATCAACCGACAAATACATACTACGGAGAAGCGATTTTGCCCGTGCTCAATGTTGGACAGAAAACCACGTTCGCTGGAACGGAATTGTGATAGGCATTCGTGAAGAACCGGCTCTACAGAGTCGCCAAAGCTGGAGCAAACAAGGCACCATGAACGTTTTGATGATCGGCTTCGATTCGCTCAGCAGAAACGCTTTCATACGGAAGTTACCGAAAACATACAAATACCTGACGAAATACTTGGGTGCCGAAGTGCTGCAGGGATACAATATTATAGGCGATGGAACGCCACAGGCCCTCATTCCTTTACTGACGGGATTCACCGAGCTCGAGCTGCCGGAAACTCGTCGGCGCATGGCACACTCTGAGTTCGTTAACGTGTACCCGTTTGTGTGGAACGAATACGAGAAGTACGGTTATATCACAGCGTTCAACGAGGACGTACCGCACATAGGTACCTTCTCGTATCGTTTGAATGGTTTCAAAGCTCAACCAACGGATCATTACATGCGCACTTACTACCTGTCGATTGAGAATCAACTGTCATATTACAAAAGGTTATGCGTCGGAGCGCAACCTCGCCATAAAGTGATGCTAGACTACACCAAAGAATTTATGCTAAGTTACCCCAAAAACCCAAGGTTTGTTTTTAGTTTCCACGGAGAACTTTCGCACGATTCGATCAATCTGATCGGGGTTGCGGATACCGATATTACCAACTGGCTGGTAGAGCTGAAAAAGTCCGGAGTGCTCAACAACACAGTTCTGATCATGATGTCAGACCATGGAAACCGATTTGCCGAAGTACGAAACACGTTGCAGGGCAAGCAGGAAGAGCGACTACCGTTCTTCAGTTTTAGCTTTCCGCAATGGTTCAAGCGACAATACTCGGAGCAGTACAAAAACTTCCAGAGCAACCTGGACAAATTGGTGACACCGTTCGACGTGCACGAAACGCTACAGGATATTTTGA ATCTTGAAACACTGAAAGCAAAACAGCGACCGACATACACCCGTGCCATCTCACTATTCGACAAAATCTCCGAGAACCGATCATGTGCCGAGGCCTACATCGAACCCCACTGGTGTGCTTGCCTGGATTGGGAATCGATTGACGATACCGCTTCGGAACCAGTGTTCCGTTCGGCTATGGCCGTCGTCGATTTCATTAACAAGTACACGGAACAACATCGCAGTCTCTGCTCGGTGCTCAGTTTGGACGAGATTAAGTGGGCCGCTAAGCTGTCTCCCCATCAGGATTTGGTGAAATTTAAGAAAAGTAAAGATACGGATGGATTTCTAGGGGATTTCAGCTCATCCACGACGAAGATTGCTCATGACATGTACCAGGTAAAACTGGTGACCAGGCCCGGAAAGGCGATCTATGAAGGCAGTGTGATGCATGATATTAGGAAAAATCAGTATCGAGTGAAACTTAGCGACATATCGCGGATAAACAAGTACGGATCCCAGGCCAACTGTATATATGACAGGGATCCGGAAATGAGGAAGTATTGCTACTGTAAGGACTAA